Part of the Capsicum annuum cultivar UCD-10X-F1 chromosome 12, UCD10Xv1.1, whole genome shotgun sequence genome is shown below.
ATAGAACTGTCGAAATGCTCTGCTAGTTAGTTTCTCAACACTAACCAGCATATCTCATGCCTAGCATAGAATGATATATAACTTGCATAGAATGATGTAACTTTCTTTAATTTGAACTTGTTTTCCAATGTGCATTGCACTGTCCAGTTCTTCGTTGTAGTTGTTTTTGCCACCAACACCCAACCGTGCATGATACAAGTTGGTACTTGCGCACATAATTTGCGCTTGCACATAATGCATCTTATTCCACGTTGATGACTTAGTCCATTACACATGCATAATTGGAACGTGTCTAGCACACTCGAAACATATATTCATGCCTACATTCTCACTAATAAAAATAGGAACATTAATTCGTACATCCTAACACGTATCGCACATATAACGATGCGAGATAGAACatataacaataatatatcaGCGTAATTTCATAAGTGGGATTTGGGATGGGTAAGAGGTACGCAAATCTTATCCATATCTTTATTGGGTAAAAatgttgttttcgatagatcctCAACTCAAAAAGTGAAGCTGTTCGGAAAAGGGTTCCAGGAAGAAAAAGAAATGCCAATCAAATTTCAAGCTACAGTGCAAAATGTAGCAttgtagcaaaaaaaaaaattgatgaaaaagaaaCTACGTGATTGCTAAATACTACTAAATTAAAACAAGATATGTAGGGATGACAATGATTCGGTGCGGGTTttttctaaacccacaagttttaaaacCGCACCGCATCACTTTTAAATCCGCATAAACTCGCTCCACATTCATACCTGCGCATAATCGCCTCgccccatgtttttattttttctttttttttgaaaaatttgtaacttcattgaaaatcataatattttcaaatctacaactaggaaataataactaatttttattatatcacttttcactaaaaatttGTCAAAAAGTATAatgtgtacaagtaatgatcaaatatcatatttttattcaaacaaatagagatgttaaaaaagctactataaaattatttatttgtagtattATGCATGTCGTTTTAAGtattataaaatttaagtaaagaacacataattttaggtatattcacgagaacaataccaatttttagttttttttcttttttaatgtaaacccgcatatacccgcaccacaccatttaaaaaaaaaattactttaacccGCCTCGCCCCCCATAACTTAAAACCCGCACCGCCTCTCATATCTtaaaacccgcaccgcaccattgccaaccatttaaaaaaaaaattactttaacccGCCTCGCCCCCCATAACTTAAAACCCGCACCGCCTCTCATATCTtaaaacccgcaccgcaccattgccatccctaaTATAAGACTAGCCCCAACCTCCATATTTTCCTGTCTAATTGTGCCATGAATTTACAGCAAATAGATCTACAACAAACCTACGATGCATGACATTGTATTCCAAAGCGTGCAAGTACTTTTTAAACTACTTGGGTAATTGAAAACAAAGGCAACTTCCATTTAATTTCTTCATGTCGTTAGTTTCATTATGTTTGGGGCTGGAATGACCAAATGAAACTTCTTTAGGCTAGATATGATGACTTTATATAACAGAGAGACAACTAACAATAGAAATATTGATGGGACCAAATGTAGCTTTTGAACACTAATTATGCTTATGATATGTGCATCCCACACATTCAATCGCTAGATgaaagtaactaagtcaacacTACCGTAAAAGTACACAATGTTAATATAAATCGTCTACatctaattcatatttttaacagCCAAACTTCACTAACTACCAAAAATCTAGATAGTGACTGCCAAAATCAATGTGTGGAGGTCTTCTCCAAGCTTTgttatagagaaaaaaaatgtgtctttttaatcatattttgatTTGCTTAGTTCCTCAATTCCTCCGTGGTCTTGTACCTTCACTCAGAGAGCAGTTTGTCAATTGCAAAAAGATAACCACCTACAACCACAAAGGATGCAATTCCACTCCGTGCCATCCGCAATCCCAAGCCACGAAATAAGATATTCCTATCTGCAGGATGGATCCCCGTCCATCTCTCAAATCTTTTCCCAGGCACTTGCCATTTGAGAAACCTCCTCTCCATGGATACATACTGCACATAAAGAGTGTAAAGAAAAGAGGATACATCAGGTCCTGTATCGGCTATAATTCTACTAAGTGAATGCTTCAACTACTTTTGACCAGTTATCCTCACTTAACAGATGCACCAATTATACGGTTGAGACTTGCAATATACATTCTCATCTACTCCATCCTCCAACCAAGGACTACCAATACTAAACCCCATAGACAATGCATACCTAAGGGGGGAATGGGTGCTAAAAGTTCACCTACTAGAGATATATCATTTGCAAAAGACCTGTCAAAGTCGGATTATTTTGCGCCAGGACTGTAATTGCCACATTATGAACAAAAACGTTTGACATCAACTAATTAATTCCTGCAGGGATCCTGTCAGACCAGCAGCACTTGAGAAAAGCTATACACCCACCAAACATAGATGACTTAAAGATTACTTTAGGCTTGAATAGAGTGTAATGGGTGCAAGGGATTCATATGGCAAACTTTAAAAAGTTTAGGATTGAGGTGCTAATTGATTGATTGACTGTTGACATTGTGCACACAACCCAATGGAATTGACCATCCCAACTCTAAGGCCGATAAGTTGAATTCACcatagaaatttgtcccaacaccAACTCAGATGTAGACTCATGGATTTTACGAGTTTAACTAACAAATATGTGTTGTAATTGTAACTAATAAGCTCCCAAATACTTGTACCATATTTCACTACATAAAATTGACCACCCAAGATTTCCTTGGGCATTAGGGTACCTGGGTGGATATTTATCTAGAAAAATATCATACAGATGATTGAATCCCTTGTAAGGTAACACACCTTGGGCAGAACAATGCATTGTGAACGAGATTTGGCagtatcaaaaccatgagaagcaGCAGCAGCAAGTGAACCAGAGAATCCAGCTGCAAGACTAACAGCTAAAGGAGACAATGGACCAACATCTTCATCGGATCTGAATGATAACAAGGAAATGGGTAAGAAGGATCAAAGTTACTGAATAGGGCATGTGTTTATCTTGGAATAATGAAGGGACAAAATAGATAATTTGCAATTATATGGAAATTTTACTCTAGGGAGAATTGATTTGTCAAGCATACTCAAGTTGAAAACAACAGAAGgctaatccaattaagttaaagcagcaagccaaaacaaaaataattacattCTTTATTCACCACACCATGTCATGTCTGACATAAACCCAAAATATCTTAGCGGAGTCGATAAAAAGGCTTAGTACCAAGAAAATTCAGAAAAAACCTTGTTCGAATCCCAATAAAGGCATAAAAAGAGAAGGTTTATGTGCTTCTCTTCCTGTCTAAGCGTTGCTAAGAAGAGTTATCTAGTTTCCTTATTGGTGGGAGGATGTTTGGTACCTGGCAAAACAATCGAGGCACACACAAACAAACTTGGAACCTACTGCTATCCCCCCAAAACAATTTTAGAATAATAAACATCTTTTTAACTTTTGTTGTATATTACAATGGTGCAAAAACCTTGTTAGTCTAATGCATGTTAATTTGAGGatattcttcaaaaataataatatggggGTAGATTTCTTAAATTTCTAGTCTGGTTTTGTcttaagctgggggtctatcagaatcgacctctctacctcacctttgaggtagaggtaaggcctgtgtacactctaccctctccagaccccacttttgtggaactacactgagtatgttgttgtggTTGTTGGGTAGATTTGTTAATATGGGCTTTGTTTGAAACTTACATAAAGTAATACTCCCGTTTCAAATTGATTGACCTGTTTTGacttggcacggagtttaagaaaataaagaagacttttggatcttgtggtcttaaatgaGAGATATGTCAATGtgccaaaatgccctttaatcttgtggatCTTAAACATGCCATGGGAAAGTTGGAATTCAAGAGTTGCTAAAAAGggaaagggtcattctttttgaaacgaattgaaaaggaaagtaggtcaaacaaattgaaatggagggaggaGGTCACAATTCTAGTTTTCTGTTTCTTAGACAGCATCTAATCCAAACCATATTTGGGAAAAGATAGTCATCCAAgcattattttttttccaaataatttgtttttggaaaatattttgaaatgctTCTCCAAAGGTACACGTCAAGAAGATATCCGAACGCTAGAATTGAAAACCAGGACTAGAACAAACATTTTGAACAAGTTAACATAAGAATTGAAGCATACCTAGCTGGGGGATTCATCCCAACAGCTTTCCATTCAACCATTGCTTGATGTAGAAATTGCCACGTTGAAAAGAATATACCACCAAACACACAATCTCGTGCAAGTCCAGATCTCATACCTCTCCAGAAAGCACCCCATCCTTCCAAAGATATGATGTCTAACGGCCTCTTAACATCAAAGACAGATGGGGGTCTACCAGACCCTGTCATCATCCATGGATAATCTTTCAGGGCAGTAACCAAATTGGGATGTTTGGTGGGCAGGGTGGTCAAAAGACCAACTGTGTTGTTCAATGCCCCAATGTCCCTAGAATATCCCGGTAGTAACTTTGCAATTAAAGGAGAAACAACTGCCTTTTCAACAGCTGGGGTGGAGCTGGGAATCCGGGAGGCAGAAGTAACCTGAGCACGGATCTTGATAAGTTCAAATGGAGAACTTACTAGTGATTCCACTGCCCCAGAAGCAATTCCTGCCAACAGAGCCTCAGAGACATAAACATACTTGTCTTCTCGACCATCTGATTACGCATACAAACACAATATGTTAGCACTCAAACCTCTAATAATGAGAAAAGAAGCAAGTGGTACTAAAAAATATTCCATTCATTCGTATAATACGGTAGTGCATCATTCCAAAATGTCCTTCTTTCCACTACCATTACTAGTTTCATTGAACAAAACATTCTTCTCTCGAACCAATTGAGCTTGTTCAATTACCGATGGCCAAATTAATCAATTCTTCTTTGAATTTGGCAGATTATTCAACTCTTTTTAATAACATCTATACGCAAAAACTAAGTGAATAGATTAGTCATAGAAAAAGCTCTAAATTTCATGATTCTATTCTTATAGTTGAGAAAATAATggttaaaaattttttttttactacaaaaataatggtgttttcttattcttctttgttGACATATATAAACTGAGGTCGGGTCTTTATTAAAACCATTTGTTTTCGAATATGGTAAAGTGGCTTCTAGGTGGGGAACTATTCCTTTGATGGATGCCGTAATAACCTTTCTCCAAGTACTTCATCTATATGGCAAAGTGGCTTCTAGTCAGAAGACTGGCAAAAAAGTTAATAAACAGTTAAGCAACTGAAGAAATCATACCTTTGTAAAAAGCTGTTAATATTTCATAAACACCCAAGCGAGCTCCCAAACCCAATGATCTTCCAAGTGTCAACCACCCCACACCACTATACAAGCCTTCAATGTTCACATAAAATTACAAGAACATTAACATTTAAGAAAGATGTCCTTAAAACAGCTGTCCATAcaagaaattttatgaaatatttcagcGATCTTTTATTAGACCTATAATGCATGCATTTCCCATAAGCATTAATAAAATTGACACATCATCCGAATAACTTTTGTCATGAAGTAAAATGGGAGAGCAGAGTAGCATcacttatgaaaaaaaaaaagggcagtccagtgcactaaagctcccgctatacgCAGGGTGGTTACCATAAAACAAAAATAGCTGATTGAGTCACCTGAACTTCCTGACAAAGTTCTCACCCTATTGAGGACATCAGCACCAGTGAGTTGTTTACTGCTACCTGATCCCACCTGCATTCCATTCCACAGAACATACAACCAAAGCACAATAAGACATTAAAGATGCTGCCCTCAGTGTAAGATAATACATTTAAGTGAATGCTCAGGGTCTTCATCAATTTTCACACCTGTACAAGCACCTTAAGGCTATCGAGAGGGTAACTGATAGCAGTGGCTAATGTAGCAGATCCTGCAGCAATAACTGCATGCGTTGCAAATATTGGATTCTTCAAAAGTTCGTTCATTTGATAGATTAACGTGGACAACTGTGTGTTGCAATTGTTCCTCTCCTCGAGTCACAATCATATATTCAGAGATTCACAATTCcctgcaattccattagattgggAGAAAGAGTTAGTACTTCAAATGCTCTATCAAGTAGGTCATTCCACATACTCGTTGCTGGTCCATCATCCTCAAATTTTTAGAGAAAGggaaagagaattttttttttcgttttctctcCTTTGTCAGATCACAGAAATGTTCCTTCCTTTTTTGAGGAAAACAACCGCAATAAAAAAAAAGGGCTATTGGAATCCCTACATACCTCAGAGTGTGCTGCACCAATTAAATTAGTACTACACCATTTCCAGGTGTTTCTGTCAGTTCCTGATGAAATTGCTCGCGAAGGAGAAGACCCCTAGTAGAGGGAAGGGAGAAGACGTATGCGGAAACCAGTCCTTTGGACGGAAAGTACAATACCCAGCTTATTACTCCTCTCTCATTTTATTCCCATTTATctaaagttttaaatttaaatttaaattatgcaGTTGTTTATCTTGGTAAAAAGTGATTTATTAATAACTAAAGAAACTAATACTAATGATTAGATTTTTCAAGttttaaaacttaattaaaagtattaattttgtaaaatatatttttatttgatttcaatttttttaatttttattttttaaaaaaattaatttctttattttcttaaaataattctatttaaattatatattacatttttaatttgttttaaaaaatatttaaatcctAAATACTAACTTTATATATAATGATCAAACACacctttaattttaattttaaaatttttaaaaataaattaatatatttttagtttgagAATTTCGCACCATgattttatcctaaaaattaatttactagtttatattttttaaaaaaacttcgtcatttaaaattttacaaataaaaattatgataagTGTAAAGTAATTGTACTACCGAGATAGCTAGTTAATATTAATATTGACTAAcaatatttgtaaaattatatatgCTTGAATCTTTTTAAATTGTATATACTAACATTTGGTTAATTTGGAGCACAAAAATGGCGGCCATATCTCGATTCCAATTCCTGCAACCATACCCATATCCATTTCCCAAACTTTCATCATTTTCCTCAAAATTCCTAAATTACTCACCAATTCTCTCCAACTTCAACAACATCACCACTCTGCCGCCCTGCTGGATTCATTACCGTAAATTCTCCGTCGCATCACCACTCTTCTCCGGCTCAATTCCCGAGGTCAATCTTCtctctaaataaataaataaatttagttactACTTTCTTCACCTGATGAAAATGAATGATGTAATTCGGATTACTACGATACATAATGTCAATTCACCGGGTAGTATTACTATCTTTTTTGTTAATAACGTGGTGTCCGGGCTAGTTAATTAATTCTATGGTTACATCTTACATGTTGCCTCTCATCATGTAACTACGTGCACCTCGACTAACACCACCGGTTACCTATCACCTCTCACTAGCAATATGTATCATGTAGTGCACCTCAActaaactagcaatatgtaaaaCGTAATTCTGTGCACCTTGAACTAATTTCACAGTTACCTGTCATGTCACCTCCCACTAGTAAACTGTATAAGGTAACCTTGTGCACCTCTACTAATTCCGCAGGTACCTGTCGCCTTCCACTAGTAACAAGTATCAGGTAGTTTTGTGCACATCAACTAATTCCACATTTATGTGTCACCTCTTACTTGCAATAGGTATTAGGTAACTCTGTGCACCTTGACTAATTCCACAGTTACCTACTAGCAACAAGTATCGGTAATTTTGTGCACATCGACCTATATCACAATAATCTGTCACATCCCACTAGCAATAGATATTAGATAACTCCATCCACCAAGGTCAACATGgatgggaagaaatcacttaGTATTTTATATCTGATGGGATTTGAACATGAGGCTTTATGTTTCTTAACTCACTTTATTGTTCACTAAGCCACATCCTTGGGTGCCTCGAATATCAAGTTTTTAATACATCCTTTTTGTTAAATAAAAACGGTATGATTCATAGTATGGAGTCAGTAGTTCATAGTTTAGTCATTAATTTTGGTGTGAGAGTCAATTCACCTAATTGTTTTTGGTTTGAAATCAAATATcccattttacctttttcttagtaaataAAAAAAGGCATAGCATGATAGCAGCAAGGGcatggcctagtggtcaatgatgtgcgttgagcaccatgaggtctcataTTCAAATTCCACCAGAGataaaacactaggtgatttgtTCGCGTATGTTCTAGCCTTGATCGGCAGAGTTATCTAGTATCTGTTTCTAGTGGGTATTTCGTGGAATTAATCAAGGTGCATGCAAGCTTGCTTGGACACCATGGTTATTAAAAAATGGCATGATTCATAGGAAGAAAGTTAGTAATTCatagttaaatcaatttttttcggTGTGTGAGAGTCATTTCACCTAATCTTTTTGGTGTGAACTCAAATATCAAGTTTTTAATACatccttttattaaataaaaatggcATGATTCATAGTAAGAGAGTTTAGTAATTCGGAGTAAATCATTTAATTTCGGACTGTTAGCGTCAattcacctttttttctttttctttttttttttttgtgtgtgtactCGAATATCAGGTTTTTAGTACCTTTTTGTTAGTAAATTAAAATGGCATGATTCATAGTAAGAGAGTTAGTAATCAGAAttaaatcatttaaatttggTGTGTGTGAGTTAATTCACCTAACTTTTTGGTGTAAATTTGAATATCAAGTTTTAATgcattcttttattaaataaaaagtgGCATGTTTCATAGTAACAGTGTTACTAATTCAGAGTAAATCATTTAATTTCGGTGTGTGAGAGTCAATTcacctaatttattttttgatgtgaaCTCCAATATGAAGTTTCTATTACCTTTTTGTTagtaaataaaaaatggcatgCTTCATAGCGAGAGAGTTAGTAATTCAGAGTAAATCATTTAATTTCTGTGTGTGAGTGTGATTTCACCTTATTTTCTTGGTGTGAACTCAAATACAAGTTCTTAGCACATCTATAATTTTAAGAAATAGTTTGATTCATAGTAAGTCTGTTAGTAATTCAAAGTTTAATCATTTAATTTCGGTATGTGAGGTTTGTAGGTAGGAATGCGTTCATACTAGTAGGTAGGAGTGCATTATCTTGTTTTCCTTTCTAGTAGTCGTAGGACTACACTTGTAAGTTTCTTGTTCTTCAATTTTTGTTACTACCTATTGATTTCATGTAGGTGAGTGGAGTATTATTCTATTGTAGTACTGTTCTTTTgctatttattgtttttgatattatctattgtctttTGTACTTCTATTACATCTTTTTAGACTGTTTTTGTCTTCAgcccggggtctatcggaaacagcctctctacctaaTTTCTTAGGTAGAAATACGACCTGCTTATTAGAGGCGGATCTAGGATTTAAGTTTGTGGGTTCCTTGGGCAAAATAAATATCCAAGAAAAAGTGACTGATGGAGTTAGAACACAACCAAGAGGGCTATAGTGCTTCAACAGGGACCTTCTTTGCCATTAAACCAATAGCACACTTCATTGTGGGTTTCCAACTTATACGTTTTATATATTTACAAGATTTCTTAATATAAATACAAGATTCTCACGTACGGGTTCCCGGGAACCCTCTCGTAACCCCTTAAATCTTCCCCTACTGcttacattctaccctccccagactccactttgtgggactacattgggtatgttgttgttgttgtttatgtgaGAGTCAATTCATCTAATTTTAGGTGTATGATTAGCCTTTTGAAATTACAGCACATGTATGTCACATAAGAAGTGCTGCAAAGCACATTTTTTATAGCTGAAAgtatttaaaatatcatttaGTTGATAGGACTGTTAGGGAAAAAAAGAATGATCTGACTCTTTAAAAGGTAAGGTGGCAAACAATGGGAAAGAGGGAGTATTTGCTCATATATAGTCATCAATATTAGCAGTTTTTGATGTAGACGTTGTTGACAATTTTTTAATTGGAATGCAGTGTCTTGAAAGTTCTGAATCGAGCACGTCAATTGTTGGCGACCTGTTGGACTATCTGAATGAATCATGGACTCAGTTTCATGCTACAGGTACATTTATGAAGGTGCAACTTCTTGTGGTCTTGTGTTTATAATATGCCATGTTCTTTTGCCGCCGATTTCAGTTTTTAGTGTGTAATTATTGAGATGGATATTCACTTTCTAATGCATTTTATTTGCTAGCTTTTTTCTTTGGCTTGGATCAAATAGCAAAACATTTGAATGAGAAAAATGGATACTGCTTTATAATGTAACTAAGAAAAGAGTATTAAAAATGTTATTTACTATGGGAAAGTAGTAAGGAAAACACTACATTAGTTTGGACTTGAGGTTCAACTGTTTTGTGCATTTTTGTTTCTGAGGTTCATTCTATGAAACCAAAATTCATGCAGATCACATAGTAGAGCTCGAAAAAACCACGAAGCTTGAGAATATTGCCTTAAAATGGAAATGTTTGTTAACTAAAAAGAGACTTTTTTCAAATTGAGTGACAATCATAGATCTTTATGCCAATATGTAGAAGTGGATGAGTAGGTCTGCTAATGACTAATTTTAGAATAATGATTATGGGcaatatgcattttttttttttggaaagctAAAGAAACGACACTTTTGGATAAATTGTAAATATTGTGTTTTTGTCAATGACAGTACTTGGTAATTAAGTGGTAGTTGTATCTAATGATTTATAAAGCTAGTATTTAGCAACTTTGGTTATGCAAATTCTGACACCAGTTCAATGTCAACCACCTCCAAGATGGGATGTTTCGTGGTGAGGCAACACACAATCATTTCTTTTGATCAAAATATGCCGCATGACCAAAttggaagttcaaccagttgAATCATGCTTTAACTGCAACGAAAGGGTTCTCACACTCAACTGATTGCTATGATCCCAATGTTGATAATTTTAATAGGGAGAATCACTCTATGAAAGGCTATAGCTTCCAAATAGGTTCATAGGAAAAACATGTGCTGCCAAATCTGTATATGAATAACCAATTGCTGAAGGATAAAtcggtttcaaaaaaaaaaattgctgaaGGATAAAGAACTGAATTTGAAGAGAGAGTTTAGTCTAAGGGCAAAAGAGGGGTCTTTGGTATAAGTGTAGGGTAAGGGGACTCCACCTCTTTTTGGCGTGTGTGTGAGGgctgggggtgggggtgggggtgtggGAACTGGTAATGTAAGGGGACTCCACACGTGCAACTTGGTTTGGGTGAGTTGAGGAAAATGAAAGGTAAAATGGCATGAAGAAAGGATTTATCATCTTAAATATTAAATTGAGAGTTAAAAGAGGATTTTTCTTGAATGATCTCAGGACAGTAAGGTCATTTAACGTAAAAGTAGTTGTTCAGTTAGTTTTTATAAGGTTCTATCATCCATGACTGCTTTAGACATACTTGTATCTTGCACTTTTATATAATAATCAAAGTCCTTTCATTTGTCTTTTGTCTTTTCCCTAATAGAATTAGCATACTTATTGTGAAAATAAGATGCAATGACTGCTATTGAACTATGCTGATGTTGTCTCGTAAGGTATGTCATAACTCATATGGAAAGGAGACAAATCATAGTCTTCATAGCAAAGATAATTTCTCGCAGAGCGATAGAAATGTGGGAGAAGAACagaaaaatcatgataaatacatgcatatatagtGTATATGAAGTTTTTATATGTGGAACACTTTTTAAGCAGTGCTGGTTGTCCATATGAAGCTTCTTTTTTCCTCTCCTTTCACGTTTCTAAGAATAAGGACAAGGGAGCAGTCTCCTAGATTTTTGTATGGTCTTCCCTTGACGACGAAAACACTTCACAGCAAACGGCGCTAGTGAATAAACTCGGTGAGATAAATTAGTACCAGGGCATGGATCAGGTGACATGATCAAGTAGCTGTGTTAATATCTGACAAGGTgttcttttttttgaaattggtgtaaatagaagaaaaaaacacCTTGTCATTTTGTAGCATCACAAGTCTCTTGAGTTTGT
Proteins encoded:
- the LOC107850600 gene encoding mitochondrial arginine transporter BAC2 isoform X2, which codes for MNELLKNPIFATHAVIAAGSATLATAISYPLDSLKVLVQVGSGSSKQLTGADVLNRVRTLSGSSGLYSGVGWLTLGRSLGLGARLGVYEILTAFYKGIASGAVESLVSSPFELIKIRAQVTSASRIPSSTPAVEKAVVSPLIAKLLPGYSRDIGALNNTVGLLTTLPTKHPNLVTALKDYPWMMTGSGRPPSVFDVKRPLDIISLEGWGAFWRGMRSGLARDCVFGGIFFSTWQFLHQAMVEWKAVGMNPPARSDEDVGPLSPLAVSLAAGFSGSLAAAASHGFDTAKSRSQCIVLPKYVSMERRFLKWQVPGKRFERWTGIHPADRNILFRGLGLRMARSGIASFVVVGGYLFAIDKLLSE
- the LOC107850600 gene encoding uncharacterized protein LOC107850600 isoform X3, which gives rise to MNELLKNPIFATHAVIAAGSATLATAISYPLDSLKVLVQVGSGSSKQLTGADVLNRVRTLSGSSDGREDKYVYVSEALLAGIASGAVESLVSSPFELIKIRAQVTSASRIPSSTPAVEKAVVSPLIAKLLPGYSRDIGALNNTVGLLTTLPTKHPNLVTALKDYPWMMTGSGRPPSVFDVKRPLDIISLEGWGAFWRGMRSGLARDCVFGGIFFSTWQFLHQAMVEWKAVGMNPPARSDEDVGPLSPLAVSLAAGFSGSLAAAASHGFDTAKSRSQCIVLPKYVSMERRFLKWQVPGKRFERWTGIHPADRNILFRGLGLRMARSGIASFVVVGGYLFAIDKLLSE
- the LOC107850600 gene encoding mitochondrial arginine transporter BAC2 isoform X1 translates to MNELLKNPIFATHAVIAAGSATLATAISYPLDSLKVLVQVGSGSSKQLTGADVLNRVRTLSGSSGLYSGVGWLTLGRSLGLGARLGVYEILTAFYKDGREDKYVYVSEALLAGIASGAVESLVSSPFELIKIRAQVTSASRIPSSTPAVEKAVVSPLIAKLLPGYSRDIGALNNTVGLLTTLPTKHPNLVTALKDYPWMMTGSGRPPSVFDVKRPLDIISLEGWGAFWRGMRSGLARDCVFGGIFFSTWQFLHQAMVEWKAVGMNPPARSDEDVGPLSPLAVSLAAGFSGSLAAAASHGFDTAKSRSQCIVLPKYVSMERRFLKWQVPGKRFERWTGIHPADRNILFRGLGLRMARSGIASFVVVGGYLFAIDKLLSE